One part of the Parambassis ranga chromosome 8, fParRan2.1, whole genome shotgun sequence genome encodes these proteins:
- the spsb3a gene encoding SPRY domain-containing SOCS box protein 3a isoform X1, whose amino-acid sequence MSRRSRSRAWRYVWGGIRRDADARALVLASESEDWSFDRLENSDSDSEADFSAVMVPPVPSAVPVTGESYCGCDSQAETSYNPRLRGFHQIKDCHCGEDDQDFDWVWDPNSRSTATLLSCDNRKVNFHSEYSCGTAAIRGAKELAEGQHFWEIKMTSPVYGTDMMVGIGTSDVNLDKYRHTFCSLLGKDADSWGLSYTGLLHHKGDKMNFSSRFGQGSIIGVHLDTWHGTLTFFKNRKCIGVAATELQNKRFYPMACSTAAKSSMKVIRSCSAPTSLLYLCCARLRQLLPDCMDTLDVLPLPPGLRQLLHNKLGWVLSLNCGTTEETSDGPEPSPRPPVLPSAGPSSSESDSESCASDPEACQRKRCRWT is encoded by the exons ATGTCCAGGCGCAGCAGGAGTCGTGCGTGGCGGTACGTCTGGGGCGGGATCCGCCGCGATGCTGACGCCCGGGCCTTGGTGTTGGCCTCTGAAAGTGAAGACTGGAGCTTCGACCGCCTGGAG aACAGTGATTCAGACTCCGAGGCAGACTTCTCAGCGGTGATGGTTCCTCCGGTTCCCAGTGCTGTGCCTGTCACTGGAGAGTCGTACTGTGGCTGCGATTCTCAGGCTGAAACCAGCTACAACCCTCGACTGCGAGGCTTTCACCAAATCAAAGACTGCCACTGTGGCGAGGATGACCAAG ACTTTGACTGGGTTTGGGACCCTAACAGCCGATCGACAGCGACCTTACTGAGCTGCGACAATCGCAAAGTGAACTTCCACTCAGAGTACAGCTGCGGCACGGCGGCAATCCGAGGCGCCAAGGAGCTGGCAGAGGGGCAGCACTTCTGGGAAATCAAGATGACGTCCCCGGTGTACGGAACGGACATG ATGGTCGGTATCGGAACGTCTGATGTTAATCTggacaaatacagacacacgTTCTGCAGCCTGCTGGGAAAAGACGCAGACAGCTGGGGTCTCTCTTACACCG gctTGTTACATCATAAAGGCGACAAGATGAACTTCTCCTCCCGGTTTGGACAAGGGTCCATCATCGGAGTTCATCTGGACACGTGGCACGGCACGCTGACCTTCTTCAAGAACAGGAAGTGTATCG GCGTGGCTGCTACAGAACTGCAGAATAAGCGCTTCTATCCGATGGCGTGCTCGACGGCAGCAAAGAGCAGCATGAAGGTGATCCGGTCTTGCTCGGCGCCCACCTCCCTGCTGTATCTCTGCTGCGCTCGCCTTCGCCAGCTGCTGCCAGACTGTATGGACACCCTGGATGTGTTGCCACTGCCGCCGGGCCTCCGTCAGCTCCTCCACAACAAACTGGGTTGGGTGCTCAGCCTGAATTGCGGCACCACGGAAGAAACCTCCGATGGGCCTGAGCCATCCCCGCGTCCGCCCGTCCTGCCTTCAGCCGGGCCGTCGTCCTCCGAGAGCGACTCGGA
- the spsb3a gene encoding SPRY domain-containing SOCS box protein 3a isoform X2 yields the protein MVPPVPSAVPVTGESYCGCDSQAETSYNPRLRGFHQIKDCHCGEDDQDFDWVWDPNSRSTATLLSCDNRKVNFHSEYSCGTAAIRGAKELAEGQHFWEIKMTSPVYGTDMMVGIGTSDVNLDKYRHTFCSLLGKDADSWGLSYTGLLHHKGDKMNFSSRFGQGSIIGVHLDTWHGTLTFFKNRKCIGVAATELQNKRFYPMACSTAAKSSMKVIRSCSAPTSLLYLCCARLRQLLPDCMDTLDVLPLPPGLRQLLHNKLGWVLSLNCGTTEETSDGPEPSPRPPVLPSAGPSSSESDSESCASDPEACQRKRCRWT from the exons ATGGTTCCTCCGGTTCCCAGTGCTGTGCCTGTCACTGGAGAGTCGTACTGTGGCTGCGATTCTCAGGCTGAAACCAGCTACAACCCTCGACTGCGAGGCTTTCACCAAATCAAAGACTGCCACTGTGGCGAGGATGACCAAG ACTTTGACTGGGTTTGGGACCCTAACAGCCGATCGACAGCGACCTTACTGAGCTGCGACAATCGCAAAGTGAACTTCCACTCAGAGTACAGCTGCGGCACGGCGGCAATCCGAGGCGCCAAGGAGCTGGCAGAGGGGCAGCACTTCTGGGAAATCAAGATGACGTCCCCGGTGTACGGAACGGACATG ATGGTCGGTATCGGAACGTCTGATGTTAATCTggacaaatacagacacacgTTCTGCAGCCTGCTGGGAAAAGACGCAGACAGCTGGGGTCTCTCTTACACCG gctTGTTACATCATAAAGGCGACAAGATGAACTTCTCCTCCCGGTTTGGACAAGGGTCCATCATCGGAGTTCATCTGGACACGTGGCACGGCACGCTGACCTTCTTCAAGAACAGGAAGTGTATCG GCGTGGCTGCTACAGAACTGCAGAATAAGCGCTTCTATCCGATGGCGTGCTCGACGGCAGCAAAGAGCAGCATGAAGGTGATCCGGTCTTGCTCGGCGCCCACCTCCCTGCTGTATCTCTGCTGCGCTCGCCTTCGCCAGCTGCTGCCAGACTGTATGGACACCCTGGATGTGTTGCCACTGCCGCCGGGCCTCCGTCAGCTCCTCCACAACAAACTGGGTTGGGTGCTCAGCCTGAATTGCGGCACCACGGAAGAAACCTCCGATGGGCCTGAGCCATCCCCGCGTCCGCCCGTCCTGCCTTCAGCCGGGCCGTCGTCCTCCGAGAGCGACTCGGA